Genomic DNA from uncultured Methanobrevibacter sp.:
TTGTGAGCGTTTGTAAAGATAGTACAGCGCTATGATTAAAAACATTATCGCAAAAATCATCAGGTGCTGTTCGACCTCATCGTATATAAGAAAGCAGAGTACAATCGTTGCGGTGTTGATTGACATATATAAAAGAGTATTATGATGTTTTTGGGAATGATTAATGCTTAAATGGTCTGCAACGCCAAAAAGTCTGTCTATTTCTATTAATGTCGGATCTGTTATTTCCTCTTCAATGTGGGCGTGCTTTCACATTTCTCAACTTCTTTTTCAAAGTCTTCCTTAAAAATCATAATGCTCAAATTCTTCTGAATAACTATTTATCAAGTAAATCAGCCAATTTGTTTGCAATAAATACACAGCAGTCAACACAAGGGGATTTGTCTTCTCCGTTGTTTGTTATTGTACCGCAGCAGACACTTCCATATTCTGCTTTAAATGCGTTAAAAATCTCTTTTGCATTGGCTTTAATTTCTGAAGGGTCATCCAATATTAATCCGTTGGCCATTAATGCACCTGTAACGGCACCGCATGTTCCTTCATCAAATGTTCCGCCCATTCCTCCTGCAAATCCGCAGGCCAGTTTCACCATTTCTGCCTGTGTGATATCGACGTTGGCTGTTTCACAAAGAGCCATTAAAGTAGACTCGGAACAACTTTTAAATTCCCGGTATTCTCTGATTTTTTCCTCTAAAATTTTTTTATCAAGTTTCATAAAAACAATCTCCCTATAATAAGTTAATTAATTTTATTAACAACAAATTTTAAATAATTATTTATTAAAATTTGTGAGTTGATAAAAAAATGCATCCGAGACCAAGTCCAATTGCAGCATCTCTTTACACATTAAGGGACATGAACGTTGATGTTATTGTTATGCACGGGCCGAACGGTTGCTGTTTTAGAACTGGCAGGCTTTTAGAAAGTGACGGCGTTAGAGTTCTAACAACAGCAATGGCAGAAAATGATTTTATATTAGGTGCAGGCGAAAAACTTGAAGAAACTTTAGTTAAGGCTTATGACATGTTTAATCCAAAATTGATGGGTGTTGTAGGTACCTGTGCAAGTATGATTATCGGTGAAGATTTAAAAGAGGCT
This window encodes:
- a CDS encoding C-GCAxxG-C-C family protein; the encoded protein is MKLDKKILEEKIREYREFKSCSESTLMALCETANVDITQAEMVKLACGFAGGMGGTFDEGTCGAVTGALMANGLILDDPSEIKANAKEIFNAFKAEYGSVCCGTITNNGEDKSPCVDCCVFIANKLADLLDK